A region from the Anopheles cruzii unplaced genomic scaffold, idAnoCruzAS_RS32_06 scaffold04724_ctg1, whole genome shotgun sequence genome encodes:
- the LOC128277217 gene encoding peritrophin-44-like, which yields YYSCYGGVAYEQTCPDGKYFDPTRTICDLEANVDCVSNNCPPDGVVFLPIPNVCDRYLICINGNAFEGVCDGGLFFDAVLGDCNLKNESGCLVNPCIQPPPNPPQLEIYPNPADCHQYLICGNGEPVVRDCAPQLVFDPSSLQCVPGEECLPTGGTTTVNPGTTSTTSEASTTTGTTTTEASTTTEVPTTTEAPTTTTTQAP from the exons TACTACTCCTGCTACGGTGGCGTGGCCTACGAGCAGACCTGCCCAGATGGCAAGTATTTCGACCCAACGCGAACCATTTGCGATTTGGAGGCTAATGTGGACTGCGTGAGCAATAACTGCCCACCGGATGGTGTCGTGTTTCTGCCCATCCCGAACGTGTGCGACCGCTATCTGATCTGCATTAACGGCAATGCGTTCGAGGGCGTCTGTGATGGCGGCCTGTTTTTCGATGCGGTGCTGGGAGACTGTAACCTGAAGAATGAGAGCGGATGTTTGGTGAATCCTTGCATTCAGCCACCACCAAATCCACCGCAGCTGGAGATCTATCCGAATCCCGCCGATTGCCACCAGTACCTCATCTGCGGCAACGGTGAACCTGTCGTGAGGGACTGCGCACCGCAACTAGTGTTTGACCCTTCCTCCCTGCAGTGTGTACCGGGCGAAGAGTGTTTG CCCACTGGAGGTACTACGACGGTTAATCCAGGGACCACGTCAACTACTTCGGAAGCTTCAACGACCACAGGTACAACCACAACCGAGGCATCAACGACAACCGAGGTACCAACGACAACGGAGgctccaacaacaaccacaacccaAGCGCCTTGA